The Strigops habroptila isolate Jane chromosome 13 unlocalized genomic scaffold, bStrHab1.2.pri S16, whole genome shotgun sequence genome window below encodes:
- the LHX1 gene encoding LIM/homeobox protein Lhx1 isoform X2, with amino-acid sequence MVHCAGCKRPILDRFLLNVLDRAWHVKCVQCCECKCNLTEKCFSREGKLYCKNDFFRCFGTKCAGCAQGISPSDLVRRARSKVFHLNCFTCMMCNKQLSTGEELYIIDENKFVCKEDYLNNSNTAKENSLHSATTGSDPSLSPDSQDPSQDDAKDSESANVSDKETGSNENDDQNLGAKRRGPRTTIKAKQLETLKAAFAATPKPTRHIREQLAQETGLNMRVIQVWFQNRRSKERRMKQLSALGARRHAFFRSPRRMRPLVDRLEPGELIPNGPFSFYGDYQSEYYGPGSNYDFFPQGPPSSQAQTPVDLPFVPSSGPSGTPLGAMDHPLPGHHPPSEAQRFTDIMSHPPGDSPSPEPNLPGSLHSMSAEVFGPSPPFSSLSVNGGANYGNHLSHPPEMNEAAVW; translated from the exons ATGGTTCACTGTGCAGGCTGCAAAAGGCCAATCTTGGACCGGTTTTTGTTGAATGTACTGGACAGGGCTTGGCATGTGAAGTGTGTTCAGTGCTGTGAATGTAAATGCAATTTgacagagaaatgcttttcGCGAGAAGGCAAGCTTTACTGCAAAAACGACTTCTTTCG GTGTTTCGGGACCAAGTGCGCGGGCTGTGCCCAGGGCATCTCCCCCAGCGACCTGGTCCGCAGGGCGCGGAGCAAAGTATTCCACTTGAACTGTTTTACGTGTATGATGTGTAACAAGCAACTCTCCACCGGCGAGGAGCTCTACATCATAGACGAAAACAAGTTTGTTTGCAAAGAAGATTACCTAAATAACAGCAATACTGCCAAAGAAAACAGCCTGCATTCAG CCACCACCGGCAGTGACCCCAGCCTGTCCCCCGACTCCCAAGACCCTTCCCAAGACGACGCGAAGGACTCGGAAAGCGCCAACGTGTCCGACAAGGAGACGGGCAGCAACGAAAACGACGACCAGAACCTGGGGGCGAAGCGGCGGGGGCCCCGCACTACCATCAAAGCCAAACAGCTAGAGACTCTGAAAGCCGCCTTCGCGgccaccccaaaacccacccgGCACATCAGGGAGCAGCTGGCGCAGGAGACCGGCCTCAACATGCGGGTCATCCAG GTCTGGTTCCAGAACCGGCGCTCCAAGGAGCGGCGGATGAAGCAGCTGAGCGCGCTGGGCGCCCGGCGGCACGCCTTCTTCCGCAGCCCGCGCAGGATGCGGCCGCTGGTGGACCGGCTGGAGCCCGGGGAGCTCATCCCCAACGGGCCCTTCTCCTTCTACGGAG ATTATCAGAGCGAGTATTATGGCCCTGGAAGCAATTACGATTTCTTCCCGCAAGGACCTCCATCATCCCAAGCTCAGACGCCCGTGGATCTCCCTTTCGTGCCCTCCTCGGGGCCATCGGGCACCCCTCTGGGGGCCATGGACCACCCCCTGCCTGGACATCACCCCCCCAGCGAGGCCCAGCGCTTCACTGACATCATGTCGCACCCCCCGGGAGACTCGCCCAGCCCCGAACCCAACCTGCCCGGGTCCTTGCACTCCATGTCTGCGGAAGTTTTTGGCCCTAGTCCTCCGTTTTCTTCGCTATCTGTCAACGGTGGTGCTAACTACGGCAATCACTTGTCACACCCCCCCGAAATGAACGAAGCGGCTGTGTGGtag
- the LHX1 gene encoding LIM/homeobox protein Lhx1 isoform X1 codes for MVHCAGCKRPILDRFLLNVLDRAWHVKCVQCCECKCNLTEKCFSREGKLYCKNDFFRCFGTKCAGCAQGISPSDLVRRARSKVFHLNCFTCMMCNKQLSTGEELYIIDENKFVCKEDYLNNSNTAKENSLHSATTGSDPSLSPDSQDPSQDDAKDSESANVSDKETGSNENDDQNLGAKRRGPRTTIKAKQLETLKAAFAATPKPTRHIREQLAQETGLNMRVIQVWFQNRRSKERRMKQLSALGARRHAFFRSPRRMRPLVDRLEPGELIPNGPFSFYGADYQSEYYGPGSNYDFFPQGPPSSQAQTPVDLPFVPSSGPSGTPLGAMDHPLPGHHPPSEAQRFTDIMSHPPGDSPSPEPNLPGSLHSMSAEVFGPSPPFSSLSVNGGANYGNHLSHPPEMNEAAVW; via the exons ATGGTTCACTGTGCAGGCTGCAAAAGGCCAATCTTGGACCGGTTTTTGTTGAATGTACTGGACAGGGCTTGGCATGTGAAGTGTGTTCAGTGCTGTGAATGTAAATGCAATTTgacagagaaatgcttttcGCGAGAAGGCAAGCTTTACTGCAAAAACGACTTCTTTCG GTGTTTCGGGACCAAGTGCGCGGGCTGTGCCCAGGGCATCTCCCCCAGCGACCTGGTCCGCAGGGCGCGGAGCAAAGTATTCCACTTGAACTGTTTTACGTGTATGATGTGTAACAAGCAACTCTCCACCGGCGAGGAGCTCTACATCATAGACGAAAACAAGTTTGTTTGCAAAGAAGATTACCTAAATAACAGCAATACTGCCAAAGAAAACAGCCTGCATTCAG CCACCACCGGCAGTGACCCCAGCCTGTCCCCCGACTCCCAAGACCCTTCCCAAGACGACGCGAAGGACTCGGAAAGCGCCAACGTGTCCGACAAGGAGACGGGCAGCAACGAAAACGACGACCAGAACCTGGGGGCGAAGCGGCGGGGGCCCCGCACTACCATCAAAGCCAAACAGCTAGAGACTCTGAAAGCCGCCTTCGCGgccaccccaaaacccacccgGCACATCAGGGAGCAGCTGGCGCAGGAGACCGGCCTCAACATGCGGGTCATCCAG GTCTGGTTCCAGAACCGGCGCTCCAAGGAGCGGCGGATGAAGCAGCTGAGCGCGCTGGGCGCCCGGCGGCACGCCTTCTTCCGCAGCCCGCGCAGGATGCGGCCGCTGGTGGACCGGCTGGAGCCCGGGGAGCTCATCCCCAACGGGCCCTTCTCCTTCTACGGAG CAGATTATCAGAGCGAGTATTATGGCCCTGGAAGCAATTACGATTTCTTCCCGCAAGGACCTCCATCATCCCAAGCTCAGACGCCCGTGGATCTCCCTTTCGTGCCCTCCTCGGGGCCATCGGGCACCCCTCTGGGGGCCATGGACCACCCCCTGCCTGGACATCACCCCCCCAGCGAGGCCCAGCGCTTCACTGACATCATGTCGCACCCCCCGGGAGACTCGCCCAGCCCCGAACCCAACCTGCCCGGGTCCTTGCACTCCATGTCTGCGGAAGTTTTTGGCCCTAGTCCTCCGTTTTCTTCGCTATCTGTCAACGGTGGTGCTAACTACGGCAATCACTTGTCACACCCCCCCGAAATGAACGAAGCGGCTGTGTGGtag